In Benincasa hispida cultivar B227 unplaced genomic scaffold, ASM972705v1 Contig481, whole genome shotgun sequence, a single window of DNA contains:
- the LOC120069538 gene encoding transcription initiation factor TFIID subunit 4b isoform X1 gives MDPSIMKLLEDDEDETMHSGAAVEAFQAALNRDIEGDVHAVSQTSESDAAFPRGNNNGSSSLSLQASSQNENTESHVQQEQNFRPKQEQHSSLMELERSVPENQQQHSSAPLQVPKNQPAADREQGEAEQVSAQFSQTAGLQVSEKAPILVNDSNRMQNRDNESQYLKLQKMSNQQSMVAEQANNPQNRSKQVPFASLMPVLMPQLDKDRAMQLHTLFNRLKKNEMNKDDFIRLMRGVVGDQMLRLAVCQVQSQPPPSVRQLSPRMPSMGPGAPNFSDPRPFAQLHQKGMNSPAVQSYMPSSASQGRSSSGYPAMDKNMQSLREVEQRPDNNGNQLTSSSTGTIQERERSSVPVPGLEKQQLHFQQKSFPMYGNSSSYHPYTGSNINASSLSLKPQPHEGQVKQISQQAPTFDRQVTINDSKRVQGGNVPHLHSNVTAQQNPWKSSTSKEQNTGPLSSMSYIAQEPSDQVSEQNKTQHSNLQSLSSIPSMQAEHVNTTPGIAKDPFDKQTSKMGFPTSNNVMPPTSTNAANSISSDSSSLHESNAMLSSQVPSANTPGMQNRAPPKKAAVGQKKPLEALGSSPPLSSKKQKVSGAFSDQSIEQLNDVTAVSGVNIREEEEQLFSSAKEDSRASEASRRVVQEEEERLLLQKAPLQKKLVEIMAKCGLKGMSNDVEKCLSLCVEERLRGIISNLIRLSKQRVDTEKTKHRMVITSDVRQQIMLFNQKAREEWEKKQAEEEKLRKLNDPEDGSGVAGDKEKDEGRMKSVNKVNKEEDDKMRTTAANVAARAAVGGDDVLSKWQLMAEQARQKREGGMDSASGSQSGKDAVRKSSSAARHGKDNLEGERKGNSKKFGKNQTNATQTRVVRSISVKDVIAVLQREPQMSRSTTIYRLFNRVHPEATGE, from the exons ATGGACCCCTCGATTATGAAGCTTCTGGAGGATGACGAG GATGAAACAATGCATTCAGGTGCTGCCGTGGAGGCTTTTCAGGCTGCCTTGAACAGAGACATAGAAGGTGATGTTCACGCTGTTTCCCAGACTTCCGAATCAGATGCAG CTTTCCCTCGAGGGAACAACAATGGCTCATCTTCCCTCTCATTACAAGCTTCTAGTCAAAATGAAAATACTGAATCTCATGTGCAACAAGAGCAAAATTTTCGTCCGAAGCAAGAACAACATTCATCTCTGATGGAACTAGAGCGTTCAGTACCTGAAAATCAGCAGCAACATAGTTCTGCCCCGCTTCAAGTTCCAAAGAATCAACCTGCAGCAGATCGTGAACAAGGGGAGGCAGAGCAAGTTTCTGCTCAGTTTTCTCAAACAGCAGGGCTGCAAGTTTCTGAAAAAGCTCCAATCCTTGTGAATGACTCAAACAGAATGCAGAATCGAGACAATGAATCTCAATACTTGAAGTTACAGAAGATGAGTAATCAGCAGTCAATGGTCGCAGAACAGGCAAATAACCCACAAAACCGTAGCAAACAGGTGCCTTTTGCCTCGTTGATGCCTGTATTGATGCCTCAGCTTGATAAAGACAGAGCCATGCAGCTTCATACTTTATTTAACAGATTGAAG aaaaatgaaatgaacaAAGATGATTTTATCCGGCTCATGAGGGGTGTTGTGGGCGATCAGATGCTCAGATTAGCAGTATGTCAAGTACAATCACAG CCTCCACCTTCGGTAAGGCAACTTTCTCCTAGAATGCCATCTATGGGTCCTGGTGCACCAAATTTCTCTGATCCACGACCATTTGCACAACTTCATCAGAAAGGCATGAATTCTCCTGCAGTTCAATCATACATGCCCTCTTCAGCGTCCCAAGGGCGGAGTAGTTCAGGCTATCCTGCCATGGACAAGAATATGCAATCTTTACGAGAAGTAGAACAGCGACCTGATAATAATGGAAATCAATTGACTTCATCCAGTACAGGCACCATCCAAGAAAGGGAACGCTCCTCAGTTCCTGTTCCAGGACTTGAGAAGCAGCAGCTACACTTTCAACAGAAATCTTTTCCCATGTATGGAAACAGTAGTAGTTATCACCCGTATACTGGGTCAAACATAAATGCCTCTTCATTGTCTCTTAAACCCCAACCCCATGAGGGTCAAGTGAAGCAGATTTCCCAGCAGGCTCCCACTTTTGACAGGCAAGTTACTATAAATGATTCCAAGCGAGTCCAGGGTGGAAATGTTCCACACTTGCATAGTAACGTAACTGCACAACAAAATCCCTGGAAATCCTCAACAAGTAAAGAGCAAAACACAGGCCCTTTATCATCAATGAGTTACATTGCACAGGAACCTTCTGATCAGGTTTCTGAGCAGAACAAAACCCAACATTCAAATCTGCAGAGCTTGTCTTCTATTCCTAGCATGCAGGCTGAACATGTTAACACAACCCCTGGAATAGCAAAGGACCCTTTTGACAAACAAACTTCTAAAATGGGTTTTCCTACATCAAACAATGTTATGCCTCCAACATCAACCAACGCAGCAAATTCAATTTCATCTGATTCAAGTTCTCTACACGAGTCTAATGCTATG TTAAGCTCTCAGGTTCCTTCTGCAAATACTCCTGGAATGCAAAATAGGGCACCTCCAAAAAAAGCAGCCGTGGGCCAGAAGAAGCCTCTTGAAGCACTTGGCTCTTCACCACCCCTATCAAG TAAGAAGCAAAAAGTATCTGGGGCATTTTCGGATCAAAGCATTGAACAACTTAACGATGTCACTGCAGTCAGTGGAGTTAATATTCGG gaagaagaagaacaactaTTTTCTAGTGCAAAGGAGGATAGTCGAGCTTCTGAAGCATCACGGAGGgttgtgcaagaagaagaagagaggctGCTATTGCAGAAAGCCCCATTGCAGAAAAAGCTGGTGGAAATCA TGGCTAAATGTGGTTTGAAGGGCATGAGCAATGACGTTGAGAAATGTCTCTCATTG TGTGTGGAGGAAAGATTACGTGGGATTATTAGTAATCTAATCAGGCTGTCAAAGCAG CGAGTGGACACGGAGAAAACAAAGCACCGAATGGTTATTACTTCAGATGTTCGACAACAAATTATGTTATTTAACCAAAAGGCCAGAGAAGAATGGGAGAAGAAGcaggctgaagaagaaaaactCCGAAAGCTTAATGAT CCCGAGGATGGTTCAGGTGTTGCCGGTGACAAGGAGAAAGATGAAGGTCGAATGAAATCAGTTAATAAG GTAAACAAAGAGGAGGACGATAAAATGCGGACAACAGCAGCAAATGTTGCTGCCCGTGCTGCTGTTGGAGGAGACGACGTGCTATCAAAATGGCAACTGATGGCTGAACAAGCTCGACAGAAACGTGAAGGTGGAATGGATTCAGCTTCTGGTTCTCAGTCAGGGAAAGATGCTGTCCGTAAGTCTTCTTCAGCAGCTCGACATGGGAAGGACAACCTAGAAGGTGAAAGAAAAG
- the LOC120069538 gene encoding transcription initiation factor TFIID subunit 4b isoform X2 translates to MDPSIMKLLEDDEDETMHSGAAVEAFQAALNRDIEGDVHAVSQTSESDAAFPRGNNNGSSSLSLQASSQNENTESHVQQEQNFRPKQEQHSSLMELERSVPENQQQHSSAPLQVPKNQPAADREQGEAEQVSAQFSQTAGLQVSEKAPILVNDSNRMQNRDNESQYLKLQKMSNQQSMVAEQANNPQNRSKQVPFASLMPVLMPQLDKDRAMQLHTLFNRLKKNEMNKDDFIRLMRGVVGDQMLRLAVCQVQSQPPPSVRQLSPRMPSMGPGAPNFSDPRPFAQLHQKGMNSPAVQSYMPSSASQGRSSSGYPAMDKNMQSLREVEQRPDNNGNQLTSSSTGTIQERERSSVPVPGLEKQQLHFQQKSFPMYGNSSSYHPYTGSNINASSLSLKPQPHEGQVKQISQQAPTFDRQVTINDSKRVQGGNVPHLHSNVTAQQNPWKSSTSKEQNTGPLSSMSYIAQEPSDQVSEQNKTQHSNLQSLSSIPSMQAEHVNTTPGIAKDPFDKQTSKMGFPTSNNVMPPTSTNAANSISSDSSSLHESNAMLSSQVPSANTPGMQNRAPPKKAAVGQKKPLEALGSSPPLSSKKQKVSGAFSDQSIEQLNDVTAVSGVNIREEEEQLFSSAKEDSRASEASRRVVQEEEERLLLQKAPLQKKLVEIMAKCGLKGMSNDVEKCLSLCVEERLRGIISNLIRLSKQRVDTEKTKHRMVITSDVRQQIMLFNQKAREEWEKKQAEEEKLRKLNDVRISFAFPAYGQIRTVYNSEEHARGWFRCCR, encoded by the exons ATGGACCCCTCGATTATGAAGCTTCTGGAGGATGACGAG GATGAAACAATGCATTCAGGTGCTGCCGTGGAGGCTTTTCAGGCTGCCTTGAACAGAGACATAGAAGGTGATGTTCACGCTGTTTCCCAGACTTCCGAATCAGATGCAG CTTTCCCTCGAGGGAACAACAATGGCTCATCTTCCCTCTCATTACAAGCTTCTAGTCAAAATGAAAATACTGAATCTCATGTGCAACAAGAGCAAAATTTTCGTCCGAAGCAAGAACAACATTCATCTCTGATGGAACTAGAGCGTTCAGTACCTGAAAATCAGCAGCAACATAGTTCTGCCCCGCTTCAAGTTCCAAAGAATCAACCTGCAGCAGATCGTGAACAAGGGGAGGCAGAGCAAGTTTCTGCTCAGTTTTCTCAAACAGCAGGGCTGCAAGTTTCTGAAAAAGCTCCAATCCTTGTGAATGACTCAAACAGAATGCAGAATCGAGACAATGAATCTCAATACTTGAAGTTACAGAAGATGAGTAATCAGCAGTCAATGGTCGCAGAACAGGCAAATAACCCACAAAACCGTAGCAAACAGGTGCCTTTTGCCTCGTTGATGCCTGTATTGATGCCTCAGCTTGATAAAGACAGAGCCATGCAGCTTCATACTTTATTTAACAGATTGAAG aaaaatgaaatgaacaAAGATGATTTTATCCGGCTCATGAGGGGTGTTGTGGGCGATCAGATGCTCAGATTAGCAGTATGTCAAGTACAATCACAG CCTCCACCTTCGGTAAGGCAACTTTCTCCTAGAATGCCATCTATGGGTCCTGGTGCACCAAATTTCTCTGATCCACGACCATTTGCACAACTTCATCAGAAAGGCATGAATTCTCCTGCAGTTCAATCATACATGCCCTCTTCAGCGTCCCAAGGGCGGAGTAGTTCAGGCTATCCTGCCATGGACAAGAATATGCAATCTTTACGAGAAGTAGAACAGCGACCTGATAATAATGGAAATCAATTGACTTCATCCAGTACAGGCACCATCCAAGAAAGGGAACGCTCCTCAGTTCCTGTTCCAGGACTTGAGAAGCAGCAGCTACACTTTCAACAGAAATCTTTTCCCATGTATGGAAACAGTAGTAGTTATCACCCGTATACTGGGTCAAACATAAATGCCTCTTCATTGTCTCTTAAACCCCAACCCCATGAGGGTCAAGTGAAGCAGATTTCCCAGCAGGCTCCCACTTTTGACAGGCAAGTTACTATAAATGATTCCAAGCGAGTCCAGGGTGGAAATGTTCCACACTTGCATAGTAACGTAACTGCACAACAAAATCCCTGGAAATCCTCAACAAGTAAAGAGCAAAACACAGGCCCTTTATCATCAATGAGTTACATTGCACAGGAACCTTCTGATCAGGTTTCTGAGCAGAACAAAACCCAACATTCAAATCTGCAGAGCTTGTCTTCTATTCCTAGCATGCAGGCTGAACATGTTAACACAACCCCTGGAATAGCAAAGGACCCTTTTGACAAACAAACTTCTAAAATGGGTTTTCCTACATCAAACAATGTTATGCCTCCAACATCAACCAACGCAGCAAATTCAATTTCATCTGATTCAAGTTCTCTACACGAGTCTAATGCTATG TTAAGCTCTCAGGTTCCTTCTGCAAATACTCCTGGAATGCAAAATAGGGCACCTCCAAAAAAAGCAGCCGTGGGCCAGAAGAAGCCTCTTGAAGCACTTGGCTCTTCACCACCCCTATCAAG TAAGAAGCAAAAAGTATCTGGGGCATTTTCGGATCAAAGCATTGAACAACTTAACGATGTCACTGCAGTCAGTGGAGTTAATATTCGG gaagaagaagaacaactaTTTTCTAGTGCAAAGGAGGATAGTCGAGCTTCTGAAGCATCACGGAGGgttgtgcaagaagaagaagagaggctGCTATTGCAGAAAGCCCCATTGCAGAAAAAGCTGGTGGAAATCA TGGCTAAATGTGGTTTGAAGGGCATGAGCAATGACGTTGAGAAATGTCTCTCATTG TGTGTGGAGGAAAGATTACGTGGGATTATTAGTAATCTAATCAGGCTGTCAAAGCAG CGAGTGGACACGGAGAAAACAAAGCACCGAATGGTTATTACTTCAGATGTTCGACAACAAATTATGTTATTTAACCAAAAGGCCAGAGAAGAATGGGAGAAGAAGcaggctgaagaagaaaaactCCGAAAGCTTAATGATGTGAGGATTTCTTTTGCCTTCCCTGCTTATGGTCAAATCAGGACTGTGTACAATAGTGAGGAACATG CCCGAGGATGGTTCAGGTGTTGCCGGTGA